In the Clostridium cellulovorans 743B genome, TATCTCAAGCGCAAGTATCAAGGTTAGAAAAAAATGCACTAAGACATATGAGAAAGCATGTATAAAAAATAACTCCTTCATTTTTAATGAAGGGGTTATTTTTTTTTATTATCGTCATATTATTATAATGAAAAGAACATTAATTTTAGGGGATGGTATAATGAATAAAGCTATGTTTTCTATAAATAATGTAAGACAACTTGAGGTTATAGATATAAACTCAGGAACAAAACTTGGTTATATAAAAGATTTAAGAATAGACTGTGACAGATATAAAGTTGTATCAATAATTATTCCAGATAATAAGAAACAATCCACATGGTTTAGTAAAAGTGAAGATATAGAAATTTCATGGGAAAAAATACATAAGGTAGGACAAGATGTTATTCTTATAGATGGAGAAGAATATATTGATGAAGAGTAAGGTGTGTAGTCGTATTTACTAGGTATATAGACATATATACGGGGTATATAGAACTATATACCTTATTTACCTTGTATGTTAAACTTAAGTTAATAATTAAGAAAAAACAAGTTAATGTTTTATGATAGTGATATATTTATGTTGGAGGGGTAGTATGCAATATGACATAAGCAAAATTTTTATTGAAAGAAACTATGGAAAGGTAAAAATTGTTTGTACCAATGGAGAATCAAAGTTTGATATGTCTCTTAAGAGTGGTGAGTTTATAAAAAATATTGAGTATATAAAAAAAATATATAACGTAAAGTCCATAGGATACTTAAATCAAGTTCATAGTACAATAATTAAAGAGTTTGATGGAATACCTTCAGAAGGAGATGCTATTATAACAGATAAAAAGCAAGTTGCACTTGGGGTCTTTACAGCTGATTGTGTACCTGTTTTATTATTTGATGAAAAGAAAGATGTGATAGCAGCAATTCATAGTGGATGGAGAGGGACTTATGATGAGATTACATTAAAGACTCTTATAAAAATGAAAAAAGTATATGATGTTAATGGCGAAGATATTGTAGCTGTAATTGGACCACATATTCGAAGCTGCTGTTATGAGGTAAGTGATGATTTAATCAATAGTTTTAAAAGTAAAGAAATCTATAAAGATATTAATATAAATAATGGTAGAAACTTAGATTTATCGTCATGTATAAGCGCTCAATTAAAACAGTTTGGTGTAAAGGTGGAAAATATAATAGATATGGAGCTTTGCACAAGATGTGATGAAGATATTATCTTTCATTCTTACAGAAGAGATAAAGAAAAATCAGGTAGAAATTTTTCTTTTATATTTATAAGTTAGAGAGGATGTAAAATTGATGGCTAAAGAAAAGATACTTATTGTTGATGATGAAGAACATATTGTTGAATTAATAAAATATAACTTAGAAGCTGAGGAGTATAAAGTTTTAACTGCTCATGATGGAATTGAAGCTGGAAAAATAGCTAAAAAAGAAAAACCATCACTTATTCTCTTGGACTTAATGCTTCCAGGTATAAGTGGAATGGAAGTATGCAAAAAAATAAGAAGGGATGATGAAATTTCAGAAATTCCTATAATTATGCTTACAGCTAAGAGTGATGAACTTGATAAAATTCTAGGACTTGAGCTTGGAGCAGATGATTATATTACTAAGCCATTCTCAATTAGAGAACTGTTAGCAAGAGTTAAAGCTGTTCTAAGAAGAACTAATACAGTAGCAGTTTCAACTAATTCTAGATTTGGAGAGTTAACTATAGATTTTAGTAAATATGAAGTGAGAAAAAATGATATTAAAGTAGATTTAACCTTAAAAGAATTTGAACTACTAAATATTCTAGTTAAGAATAGAGGAAAAGTTTTGACTAGGGATGTATTACTAGATAAAATTTGGGGTTATGAGTATATTGGAGAAACTAGAACAGTGGATGTTCACATAAGGCACCTAAGGAAAAAAATTGAGGATGATGATAGTAGTCCAAAATATATAGAAACTATCAGGGGAATTGGATACAGGTTTAGTTACGATGAGGAAACTGTATGAAAAAGAAACTAATAACATATTTCATTTTATGTTTAACTATTATAACTTTAATTTCCGGAATCCTTTTTTATATTATAGGAAACATGCAAGAGAGAAATAGAACCAAGGATAATTTGCAAAAAGATAATGCTATGCTAATACAATTATACAAGCAAAAAAATCTTTCAATAGATGAGTTGATAGAATTATTGTCTAATGTATCAATTGATTTAGGAAGATATACATTGATTAGCCCTGAAGGAGTGGTTGCATATGACTCAGAATCTCTAGCTGCTGAAAAAGTAAATCATAACGATAGAATAGAGGTTATCGAAGCTAGAGAAGATGGCGAAGGGTATTCAACAAGATATAGTGAAACGTTGAAAGAAAATATGATGTATTATGCAACAAAATTAGATAATGGATATATTTTAAGAACTTCCATGCATATGGAAGGGGCATTTGAGATAGAGAAAAATTATCTTAAATATTATGTGATTGTATTATCACTTTTATCTGTTGTAACAATATATATATCAACTTCTTTAGCTAATAGATTAGTTATGCCAATAAAAGAACTTCAGATGACTGCGTCTAAGATATCCAGAGGAGATCTTGAAAGTAGGGTAAAAATTTATAGCCAAGATGAGGTTGGGGATTTAGGAAGAGTTTTTAATATTATGACTTCTAAGATGGAAGCAGCTATCAATAAGCTTACAGAAGAGCAAAATACACTACAAGCTATACTGGAAAGTATGGAGAGTGGGGTAATTGCAATAGATGACGAGGATAGAGTAATACTAACCAATCTTTATGTAGAAAAAATTTTTGGTATCAAAACTAATGTATTGGGAGAAAAAATAATAAATTTAGTAAGGGATATAGAAATTGAGAAAATTATCAAGGCTAATAATAATGTACCAAAAGAAATAGAAATAAGACATCCACAGCCTAGAAGTTTAAGGATAAAAACTGCTTATATACGAAAAGGTTATGAAATAATCGGAAGAGTTGCCGTGGTTCAAGATATAACAGATATTAAGAAATTAGAAAATTTAAGATATCAGTTTATGGCAAATGTTTCTCACGAGCTGAAAACACCATTAACTTCTATCAAAGGTTTTGCTGAAACTTTGAGATATGTAAAAGAGGATGATAAAAAGGAAAAATTTCTAAATATAATTAACGAAGAAGCAAATAGGTTGACATCCCTTATTAATGACATTCTAACTTTATCTGATATAGAAACACATAAAGACAAATTATATGAGGATATAGAAGTAAATGCAATAATAAAAGATGTATTTTTACTACTTAAGCCTATTGCTGATGAAAAAGAAATTCAATTAACTTATGATATATCAGATACAACTGTAATTGTATCTGGAGAACAAAATAAGTTTAAACAAATGCTTATAAACCTCATCGATAATGCAATAAAATACTCAGATAGAAATGGTTTTGTTAAAGTTCAATGCTTCTTAAAAGAGGACTATGTAGTTATTACCGTTGAGGATAATGGGATTGGAATTGAAAATATTTGTTTAAATAGGATTTTTGAGAGGTTTTATAGAGTGGACGAAGCTAGATCAAGAGCCAGAGGTGGGACAGGTCTTGGATTGGCTATTGTAAAGCACATAATACTTGAATTTAAGGGTACAATAGATGTAGAAAGTGAGATAGGAAAAGGAACAAAATTTATTGTGAAAGTTCCTAAAGCTTAAGTGTATTGTTAAATTTTCTTAACAATGGCGTAATATTAGCTTAACTGATGTTGAATATAATTATTATTGTAATCACAATAACTATGAATTTAATTGGAGGAATTACAATATGAAAAAGAAGACATTACTTATAACAACTGCATTAATGGCAATGACAATGTTTGCTGGAGTATTAAGTGGTTGTAGCGATGACAAGGCGTCTACTGATAATAAGGAAAGTAAGACAGAAGATACAAACAAGGACAATTCTAATTATTCAGGTTCAATTACTGCGGCTGGATCTACAGCGCTTCAACAATTAGTTGAAAATACTTCTAAAAAGTTTATGGATAAATATCCAGATTGCATTATCAATGTTCAAGGTGGTGGTTCAGGTACAGGTGTTAACCAAGTAGCTGAAGGTAATATTCAAATAGGAAATTCTGATGTTCCAGCAAAAGATAAAATAAAAGATGAAGCTAAGGCAGCGGAATTAGTTGATACTAAGATTTGTGCTCAAAGCTTTGCTATGGTAGTAAGCAAAGATAACAAAGTTGATAATTTAACAAAAGACCAAATAGCTAAAATTTTCTCTGGTGAAATCAAGAACTGGAAAGAAGTTGGTGGAGAAGATGTTGCAATTGAAATTATTAACAGACCAGCAACATCTGGTACAAGAGCTGTATTTACAAAAACAATTATGGGTAGTGTAGCTGTTAAAGAAGATCTTGGAACAGCACAAGATTCTTCAGGAACTGTCGTTACAGCTGTAGAAGGTTCAAAAGGTGCTATAAGCTATCTTTCATCTTCATACGTAACTGATAAAGTAAAAATAAAAGCTTTAAAAATTGACGGTGTTGAAAATACGGTTGCAAATATAGCAGCAAATAAATATCCATTCTGGTCATATGGATACATGGTTACAAAAGGCGAACCTAAAAATGAAGTAAAAGGATTCATAGATTTCTTAATGAATGATACAGAAACAATTAAAAGCATGGGATATATTCCTATGAGTGAACTAAAAAAATAACCAAAGCTATGGTTGGTTTGAAAAAACCAACCATATTTTACAAAGCCTTTATATGAGGAGTGTGACTATGGAGAAAAATCATACAGTTATTGCAGCTAATAGCAACAGTAAGAAAATGAGAATGCTTAAGAACATCAAAAATGAACAAATTGGAAGAACTTATGCAACATTATGTGGATTGTTAATTGTAGTATTAACTTTGTCCATAATGTTTTTTGTAATTTACAATGGTCTGCAAATATTTATAAAAGACAAATATACTATAGGACAAATACTATTTTCTAAAGAATGGAGTATGGAAAAAGGGGAATTTGGAGCTGTAATATTTATAGTAGGATCAGCTTTGGTTTCAATTGGAGCAGTTATTTTAAGTGCACCAATTGCTGTAGCTGTTGCTATATTTTTAAATCATATCTCTAAAGGATATGGGAAAAAGCTAATTCAAGCTTCTTTAGAACTTTTTGTTGGAATTCCATCGGTTGTCTATGGACTTTTAGGTATTTTATACCTTGTTCCCTTTATAAAAAATGTTACCAGTGGTACTGGGTTTAGCTTGCTTGCAGGAATTATAGTTTTAAGTATTATGATTTTGCCAACAATTGCTTCGCTTGCAGCAGATGCCATAAAAATTGTACCGCATGAATACATTGAGGCATCCTATGGACTTGGCGCAACTAGATGGCAAACAATTAAAAAGGTAGTTTTACCAGCAGCATCTAATGGAATATTTACAGGGATAGTTCTTGGTTTAGCAAGAGCTTTTGGAGAGGCTTTAGCTGTTCAGATGGTTATCGGAAATACAATTAAGATACCAGATAGCATATTATCTCCTACGACTACTTTAACTGGAATCCTAACTATGAATATGGCAAATGCAATAAAAGGAACGCCAGAATATCATGCACTTTGGACCTTAGCTGCATTACTTTTAATTGTATCGTTCATATTTATATTAATAATAAGAGCTATAGGTAGAAGAGGAGAAGTTAAATAATGAATGCTAAAACCTACGATAAAATATGGACTTGTATTTTATATATAATAGCTATTTCAGTAGTAACCCTACTGACAGTATTATTAGGAGCTATAATAATAAGGGGATGGGGATTTCTAGACTTTAAGTTTTTATTTGGGAAAGCTAATGCTTCAGAGGCTGGTAGTGGTATAGGACCACAATTATTCAACTCCTTCTATTTGCTTATATTATCTTTAGCAATAACTATACCATTAGGAATAGGTGCTGGTATTTATCTTTCAGAATACGCTAAAGAAGGAAGGTTACTAAACTTTATAAGATTATGTTTAGAAACAATGTCTTCTCTTCCATCAATCGTTGTTGGATTGTTTGGGTTATTAATCTTTGTAAATACTACTAAGTGGGGATTTACGTTAATTGGAGGAGCTTTAGCTATTGCAATTATTAATCTACCATCATTAACAAGGGTAAGTGAAAATGCTATAAAAGCAGCAGGAAAAAGTGTTAAAGAAGCTAGTCTTGGGCTTGGAGCTACAAGGTGGCAGACTATTAAAAAAGTGATATTACCTTCTGCAGTTCCTCAAATTCTAACAGGTGTAATTTTAGCGGCAGGAAGAATATTTGGTGAAGCAGCTGCACTTATATATACTGCTGGAATGAGTGCACCATCTACAAGGATAGCAGCATCAATGACTAGTAAAGCAAATCCCTTTAATATATTTAGACCAGCAGAAACTCTTGCAGTGCATATTTGGAAGCTTAATTCAGAAGCTTTAGCTCCAGATGCAAAGATTGTAGCTGCTAAGTCAGCAGCAGTGCTTATAACAATGGTTTTAATTTTTAATATAGCAGCTAGAATATTAGGTAAGAAAATTCATAGTAGCTACACAGGACAAAAGTAAGGAGGCAATAGCATGAGTATAATATCCACAAGAGATTTGAATTTACATTATGGTGCAGCCCATGCACTAAAAAGTATAAATATGGAAATAGATAAAAATGCAGTTACTGCCCTAATCGGACCATCCGGTTGTGGAAAGTCAACATTTTTAAGAACTCTTAATAGGATGAATGATTTAATTGATATAGTGAGAATTGATGGCGAAGTAATTTATGAAGATGAGAACATCTATAATAAAGATTATGACATAATTAATCTTAGAAAAAAGGTAGGAATGGTGTTTCAAAAAGCAAATCCTTTTCCTATGTCGATATATGACAATATAGCTTATGGACCAAGAATACATGGAATAAAAAATAAGGCACAATTAGATGAAATCGTTGAAAAAAGTCTTAAAGGGGCTGCACTTTGGGAAGAAGCAAAAGACAGATTAAAGAAAAGTGGACTTGGATTATCAGGGGGGCAACAACAAAGATTATGTATAGCAAGGACTTTAGCTGTTGAGCCAGAGATAATTCTAATGGATGAACCTACATCAGCATTAGACCCTATTTCAACTTTAAAAGTTGAAGAGTTGATGGATGAGCTAAAGAAAAAATATACGGTTATAATCGTTACACATAATATGCAACAAGCTGGTAGAGTTGCAGATAATACAGCTTTCTTCTTAAATGGAGAAGTTGTAGAGTATGGAAAAACTTCTGATATATTCTATAATCCAAGGGATAAGAGGACAGAGGATTATATAACCGGAAGATTTGGATAAGAATTAACACAGGGGGGAATTATCAAATGAGAAAATCTTTTGACATTAGTATTAAAGAATTACACAATGACCTATTAAGAATGGGTTGTGAAACTGAAAAACAAATTTATAATGCAGTAAAAGCATTGCAAACTCAGGATATAAGCTTAGCTAATAAGGTTATAGCTGAGGACGATATTATTGATGAAATGCAGAAAGAAATTGATGATAAAGCCATAAGGCTTGTAGCTATGCAGAATCCTTTAGCTACTGATTTAAGAGATATTTTCTCTGCTACTAAAGTTAGTTCGGATTTAGAAAGAATGGCAGATCATGCAGTGGATATTGCGAAAATCGCAAAAAAGCTTTCTAAAGAAAATTATATAAAAAAGCTTCTAGATATACCGGTTATGGCTGATTTAGTTGTAAAAATGATTACAGATGGTGTAGATGCCTATATCAATGGAAATATGAAAGATGCATATGATATCGGTAAAAGAGACGATGATATAGATAGCTTCTATAAGAAGATTTTTGATGAGTTTTTGAGTTTAATAAAGACAGATACTGATAAATCAAACCAGGTTGCACAATTTTTATTTGTAGTAAAGTATTTAGAAAGAATTGCAGACCATGTTACAAATATTTGTGAACAAACTATTTACGTATGTACTGGAAATTATAAAGACTTAAATGAATAATTATTTTAGTGTGTTTTAATGAAAATTAGGACACGCTTTTTTCTTTTTTGTACAAATTGTAGAGAATGGATTTGGATAAAAATGCAAGTGTTAAAAGTAAGTAATAGCTGTTAAAAGAAATTAACAATTATTACTTTTATGAGCCATATATGTAACAATTAAATTAATTACTATGGACCTTCAATGCAACATATAGCTACTATCAAAATAAAAAATATTTTCTTTAAGTATTGAATTATAATGTACAGCTATATAGCTGAGAAGATAAGTGAGGTTCTTTGGCAAATATCCTAAGTTACCGATAATCATAGTTTCAAACAAAAGATAAAAATTATTAAGTGCATGCATTTTATAACTAACATTATGGAGGCATATTTATGAAGAAAAAATCTAATGAAACAAAGAAGTCTAAGAGAAAAGGTAGAGTTAGATCTATAAAAGTTAGATTAACTGCTTATTTTGGACTTTTATCCGCAGTTGGATCCATTATTATCATAATAATATCTTTAGCTTTATTTAGTAATAGTATTGAAAACAACTCAAAGAAATTACTTACGGATTTAGCAATACAAACTACAGAAACTATTGAAGAGAAAATCAATGGTCAACTTAATTCATTAGAAGTATTAGCGAATAATCCAAGTTTTAAGGACATGGATGTTAGTAAAAATGAAAAATTAAGCATTTTACAGAAAGAGGTTGATAGAACTGGAGTTATTAAAATAGGGATTGCTGATTTGAACGGCAATATTACTTATAATGATAGAATAACTAAAAATATAAGTGATACAGAATATTTTAAAACAGCTGTTGTTGGAAAAGCTGTTGTTAGTGAACCTATAATTGATACAGCTGTAAGAAATTCAGAGATTAACTACGCTGTTCCAATAAGAAATAAGGACAATAAGGTTAGTGGTGTACTTGTTGCTATGCGGAACGGAAATGATTTAAGTAATATAACAGATAATCTTATAATAGCAAATGGAGGAAGTGCGTTTATTATAAATAAACAAGGAACTCTTATTGCTCATGAAAACAAAAATCTAGTTTTTGATAGGATAAATCTTTTAGAAGATAAGTCAATAAATAAAGTCGGTGATTTAGGAATTGTTGCAAAGGACATGTTAAATAATATTGCTGGTACAGATAAATATAAAAATAATGGTGTTCAATATATGATTGCATACTCTTCAATTAATAACACTGGTTGGTCTTTAGGAATAACTATGAGCAGAAATGAAGTTTTAAAAGAAGCACTTAATATCAGCTCATTGCTTATTGTTATAGCGATTATAATATTAGCGATATCCTCAATAGCTATATTATTGATATCAAGGAGATTTTCAAAAATAATATATAGTAATGTATCTTATGTCCAAGAAATTGAACAAGGTGATTTAACAATTGATATAAATAAGAAACTTTTATCTAGAGATGACGAGCTAGGCGATATGTGTAGATCACTTAGTAATATGCAAGGTTCTCTTTTAAATATAATAAATCTAATAAGAGAAAATTCCAATAAAATTGATGCTAGTTCAATTAATCTCTTTAAGTTATCTAATGAAGTATCTTTTGAATCCAGTACGGTTATTACTTCTATAGAAAGTGTATCAGAGATAGTAGATGATCAAAATAATCTTTTAAAAGATATAGTCTCTATATTAAACGTTTTTAATGAAGAATTCAAAAGAATGATTGAATCAATTGAGAAGATAGATACTAGTGCAAAGTATATAAAAGATCTTGCTGATGATAGTGGAAATGACATGGGCAACGTTGTAAGTTCACTTGATATAACTACAATTGAATTTAATAAGCTTGTTTCAAAAATTGTTGAAGTTAATGAAAATGTTGAAAGTATTTCTCAAATAGCAAAATTAATAGACGAGCTGTCTAAACAAATTAACTTATTATCATTAAATGCATCAATTGAGGCTGCTAGAGCTGGCGTACATGGACGTGGGTTTGATGTGGTTGCAAAGGAAATACGAAAGCTTGCAGATGTAAGCAATGACTCAGCAGGTAATATTAATAATATAATTAATAAGATCGTAAATGATACAAAAGCTATGGTAAGTACTACAAAAGAAGTAAGTGATGAGTTAGATGTGCAGAAGGATAATATCCATTTAGCTTTAAAATCCTTTGTTACAATAATCAAATCAGTAGATACAATACACCCACAAATAGAAAAGACTATAGAAGTATTAGAAGCTGTAGAATCAGAAAAAGAGCAGATATTAGAAAAAATCTTTAGGACTACGGATTTGTCTGAAGAAATACTTATGAAGACTATCAATATAAAAACTTCTTCCGATAATGTCAATATGGCAAGCAAAAAAGTAGATAGTTCTTCAAACGATTTAACTTCTCTTACTAATGAAATGAGAGAGATAGTTAATTATTTCGATGTAAAGTAGAAGTATATTTTATAAGTAATAACTAAATAATATATATATAATTACTATA is a window encoding:
- a CDS encoding HAMP domain-containing sensor histidine kinase, yielding MKKKLITYFILCLTIITLISGILFYIIGNMQERNRTKDNLQKDNAMLIQLYKQKNLSIDELIELLSNVSIDLGRYTLISPEGVVAYDSESLAAEKVNHNDRIEVIEAREDGEGYSTRYSETLKENMMYYATKLDNGYILRTSMHMEGAFEIEKNYLKYYVIVLSLLSVVTIYISTSLANRLVMPIKELQMTASKISRGDLESRVKIYSQDEVGDLGRVFNIMTSKMEAAINKLTEEQNTLQAILESMESGVIAIDDEDRVILTNLYVEKIFGIKTNVLGEKIINLVRDIEIEKIIKANNNVPKEIEIRHPQPRSLRIKTAYIRKGYEIIGRVAVVQDITDIKKLENLRYQFMANVSHELKTPLTSIKGFAETLRYVKEDDKKEKFLNIINEEANRLTSLINDILTLSDIETHKDKLYEDIEVNAIIKDVFLLLKPIADEKEIQLTYDISDTTVIVSGEQNKFKQMLINLIDNAIKYSDRNGFVKVQCFLKEDYVVITVEDNGIGIENICLNRIFERFYRVDEARSRARGGTGLGLAIVKHIILEFKGTIDVESEIGKGTKFIVKVPKA
- the pgeF gene encoding peptidoglycan editing factor PgeF, giving the protein MQYDISKIFIERNYGKVKIVCTNGESKFDMSLKSGEFIKNIEYIKKIYNVKSIGYLNQVHSTIIKEFDGIPSEGDAIITDKKQVALGVFTADCVPVLLFDEKKDVIAAIHSGWRGTYDEITLKTLIKMKKVYDVNGEDIVAVIGPHIRSCCYEVSDDLINSFKSKEIYKDININNGRNLDLSSCISAQLKQFGVKVENIIDMELCTRCDEDIIFHSYRRDKEKSGRNFSFIFIS
- a CDS encoding response regulator transcription factor, which encodes MAKEKILIVDDEEHIVELIKYNLEAEEYKVLTAHDGIEAGKIAKKEKPSLILLDLMLPGISGMEVCKKIRRDDEISEIPIIMLTAKSDELDKILGLELGADDYITKPFSIRELLARVKAVLRRTNTVAVSTNSRFGELTIDFSKYEVRKNDIKVDLTLKEFELLNILVKNRGKVLTRDVLLDKIWGYEYIGETRTVDVHIRHLRKKIEDDDSSPKYIETIRGIGYRFSYDEETV
- the pstA gene encoding phosphate ABC transporter permease PstA; translated protein: MNAKTYDKIWTCILYIIAISVVTLLTVLLGAIIIRGWGFLDFKFLFGKANASEAGSGIGPQLFNSFYLLILSLAITIPLGIGAGIYLSEYAKEGRLLNFIRLCLETMSSLPSIVVGLFGLLIFVNTTKWGFTLIGGALAIAIINLPSLTRVSENAIKAAGKSVKEASLGLGATRWQTIKKVILPSAVPQILTGVILAAGRIFGEAAALIYTAGMSAPSTRIAASMTSKANPFNIFRPAETLAVHIWKLNSEALAPDAKIVAAKSAAVLITMVLIFNIAARILGKKIHSSYTGQK
- the pstC gene encoding phosphate ABC transporter permease subunit PstC, which gives rise to MEKNHTVIAANSNSKKMRMLKNIKNEQIGRTYATLCGLLIVVLTLSIMFFVIYNGLQIFIKDKYTIGQILFSKEWSMEKGEFGAVIFIVGSALVSIGAVILSAPIAVAVAIFLNHISKGYGKKLIQASLELFVGIPSVVYGLLGILYLVPFIKNVTSGTGFSLLAGIIVLSIMILPTIASLAADAIKIVPHEYIEASYGLGATRWQTIKKVVLPAASNGIFTGIVLGLARAFGEALAVQMVIGNTIKIPDSILSPTTTLTGILTMNMANAIKGTPEYHALWTLAALLLIVSFIFILIIRAIGRRGEVK
- a CDS encoding methyl-accepting chemotaxis protein — protein: MKKKSNETKKSKRKGRVRSIKVRLTAYFGLLSAVGSIIIIIISLALFSNSIENNSKKLLTDLAIQTTETIEEKINGQLNSLEVLANNPSFKDMDVSKNEKLSILQKEVDRTGVIKIGIADLNGNITYNDRITKNISDTEYFKTAVVGKAVVSEPIIDTAVRNSEINYAVPIRNKDNKVSGVLVAMRNGNDLSNITDNLIIANGGSAFIINKQGTLIAHENKNLVFDRINLLEDKSINKVGDLGIVAKDMLNNIAGTDKYKNNGVQYMIAYSSINNTGWSLGITMSRNEVLKEALNISSLLIVIAIIILAISSIAILLISRRFSKIIYSNVSYVQEIEQGDLTIDINKKLLSRDDELGDMCRSLSNMQGSLLNIINLIRENSNKIDASSINLFKLSNEVSFESSTVITSIESVSEIVDDQNNLLKDIVSILNVFNEEFKRMIESIEKIDTSAKYIKDLADDSGNDMGNVVSSLDITTIEFNKLVSKIVEVNENVESISQIAKLIDELSKQINLLSLNASIEAARAGVHGRGFDVVAKEIRKLADVSNDSAGNINNIINKIVNDTKAMVSTTKEVSDELDVQKDNIHLALKSFVTIIKSVDTIHPQIEKTIEVLEAVESEKEQILEKIFRTTDLSEEILMKTINIKTSSDNVNMASKKVDSSSNDLTSLTNEMREIVNYFDVK
- the pstB gene encoding phosphate ABC transporter ATP-binding protein PstB yields the protein MSIISTRDLNLHYGAAHALKSINMEIDKNAVTALIGPSGCGKSTFLRTLNRMNDLIDIVRIDGEVIYEDENIYNKDYDIINLRKKVGMVFQKANPFPMSIYDNIAYGPRIHGIKNKAQLDEIVEKSLKGAALWEEAKDRLKKSGLGLSGGQQQRLCIARTLAVEPEIILMDEPTSALDPISTLKVEELMDELKKKYTVIIVTHNMQQAGRVADNTAFFLNGEVVEYGKTSDIFYNPRDKRTEDYITGRFG
- a CDS encoding YlmC/YmxH family sporulation protein — its product is MNKAMFSINNVRQLEVIDINSGTKLGYIKDLRIDCDRYKVVSIIIPDNKKQSTWFSKSEDIEISWEKIHKVGQDVILIDGEEYIDEE
- the phoU gene encoding phosphate signaling complex protein PhoU, which gives rise to MRKSFDISIKELHNDLLRMGCETEKQIYNAVKALQTQDISLANKVIAEDDIIDEMQKEIDDKAIRLVAMQNPLATDLRDIFSATKVSSDLERMADHAVDIAKIAKKLSKENYIKKLLDIPVMADLVVKMITDGVDAYINGNMKDAYDIGKRDDDIDSFYKKIFDEFLSLIKTDTDKSNQVAQFLFVVKYLERIADHVTNICEQTIYVCTGNYKDLNE
- a CDS encoding phosphate ABC transporter substrate-binding protein; this encodes MKKKTLLITTALMAMTMFAGVLSGCSDDKASTDNKESKTEDTNKDNSNYSGSITAAGSTALQQLVENTSKKFMDKYPDCIINVQGGGSGTGVNQVAEGNIQIGNSDVPAKDKIKDEAKAAELVDTKICAQSFAMVVSKDNKVDNLTKDQIAKIFSGEIKNWKEVGGEDVAIEIINRPATSGTRAVFTKTIMGSVAVKEDLGTAQDSSGTVVTAVEGSKGAISYLSSSYVTDKVKIKALKIDGVENTVANIAANKYPFWSYGYMVTKGEPKNEVKGFIDFLMNDTETIKSMGYIPMSELKK